The Actinomadura sp. WMMB 499 genome includes a window with the following:
- a CDS encoding alpha/beta hydrolase domain-containing protein — protein sequence MHLSLTRRRPRARGRAAAAAVLGAALTAGLLPGPAAHARAPQDPAPTVRGPLPGAAPGDPSSPDIARTHPWMATDVDLEARGYVEEEFIVSGAADAYSATGERLAADVPYTTRVIVRRPARPSGFGGTVVAEWQNVSAGYDLDALWSTDQITGAGQAWAGISAQRVGVEHLREWSPARYGDLDVTGGGRFTRDELSYDIYAQVASTLRRRGPGAPLGGLRARALIGAGASQSAGRMTVYHDAVLPQTAKVFDGYAFAVGSAPARRGTEPVFHILSETDVRSPERMPDTPVYRRWEVAGSAHSGWHGQAYRSSILARDLGEAPSYDCERPPFSRVPLHHVIAAAYAHLGRWIEDGTAPPSAPPLEFAPDGTLARDERGMAEGGVRLSQVEAPTALNTGQNTGETFCVLFGTHVPFGGAELAARYGTDARYTAAVLRSDARNLLAGHILPADAWANALAALDVDIPRS from the coding sequence ATGCACCTGTCGCTCACGCGGCGCCGGCCGCGCGCCCGGGGCCGCGCCGCCGCGGCGGCCGTACTCGGCGCCGCGCTCACCGCCGGCCTGCTCCCCGGCCCCGCCGCGCACGCCCGGGCCCCGCAGGACCCGGCGCCCACCGTGCGCGGGCCGCTGCCCGGCGCCGCGCCCGGCGACCCGTCCTCGCCCGACATCGCCCGCACCCACCCCTGGATGGCCACCGACGTCGACCTCGAGGCCCGCGGATACGTCGAGGAGGAGTTCATCGTCTCCGGCGCGGCCGACGCCTACTCGGCCACGGGGGAGCGCCTCGCCGCCGACGTCCCCTACACCACCCGCGTCATCGTGCGGCGCCCGGCGCGCCCGTCCGGCTTCGGCGGCACCGTCGTCGCCGAATGGCAGAACGTGAGCGCCGGATACGACCTCGACGCGCTCTGGTCCACCGACCAGATCACCGGGGCGGGGCAGGCCTGGGCGGGCATCTCCGCCCAGCGGGTCGGCGTCGAGCACCTGCGCGAGTGGAGCCCGGCACGCTACGGCGACCTCGACGTCACCGGCGGCGGCCGGTTCACCCGCGACGAGCTGTCCTACGACATCTACGCCCAGGTCGCGAGCACCCTGCGCCGCCGCGGCCCCGGCGCGCCCCTCGGCGGGCTGCGGGCCCGCGCGCTGATCGGCGCGGGCGCCTCGCAGTCGGCCGGCCGCATGACCGTCTATCACGACGCCGTCCTCCCGCAGACGGCGAAGGTGTTCGACGGGTACGCGTTCGCCGTCGGCTCCGCCCCGGCGCGGCGCGGCACCGAACCCGTGTTCCACATCCTGTCCGAGACCGACGTCCGCTCGCCCGAGCGGATGCCCGACACCCCCGTGTACCGCCGCTGGGAGGTCGCCGGATCCGCGCACTCCGGCTGGCACGGCCAGGCCTACCGCAGCTCCATCCTCGCCCGCGACCTCGGCGAGGCCCCGTCCTACGACTGCGAGCGGCCGCCGTTCAGCCGCGTCCCGCTCCATCACGTGATCGCCGCCGCGTACGCGCACCTCGGCCGGTGGATCGAGGACGGCACCGCGCCGCCGTCCGCCCCGCCGCTCGAGTTCGCCCCCGACGGCACCCTGGCCCGCGACGAGCGCGGCATGGCCGAGGGCGGTGTCCGCCTCTCCCAGGTCGAGGCGCCCACCGCGCTCAACACCGGCCAGAACACCGGTGAGACGTTCTGCGTGCTGTTCGGCACCCACGTCCCGTTCGGCGGCGCCGAACTCGCGGCCCGGTACGGCACCGACGCCCGCTACACCGCCGCCGTCCTGCGGTCCGACGCCCGCAACCTGCTGGCCGGCCACATCCTGCCCGCCGATGCCTGGGCGAACGCCCTGGCCGCCCTCGACGTGGACATCCCGCGCTCCTGA
- a CDS encoding helix-turn-helix domain-containing protein: MQEIAGEIRRQLPAYAHSADSVQGRQMIRTISTTVGGFVDSLDDPAPDWTPLTKLYAHIGAREASEGHGLDNLEAALRLSSQITCRRFIGHAYDFGWSQETLSMLTEAHFGLLAILVDAAAEGYDSTRQELATRRERARGRLRDVLVAEPPIGREAIRELAKAADWTAPETICAVALRGPVDGTARLVPPTVLADWSGDAPYLVVPDPGGPGQERLMAALADACPGAVGPTVPVDRGAVSLRWARRAVALAEEGVLPADGTVRCCDHLATLITAEARDLVEAAAPQYLRPLLEQPSPRREMLAETLLTYFNSGGNAVVTGRQLHIHPQTVRYRIRVIHEMFGGEPAAPDTKLATMITLNSMLRLFPDEVPEPSG; this comes from the coding sequence GTGCAAGAGATCGCCGGCGAGATCCGCCGGCAGCTCCCCGCGTACGCGCACTCCGCCGACAGCGTCCAGGGCCGGCAGATGATCCGGACGATCTCCACGACGGTCGGCGGCTTCGTGGACTCGCTGGACGACCCGGCGCCGGACTGGACGCCGCTCACGAAGCTCTACGCCCACATCGGCGCCCGCGAGGCGTCCGAGGGGCACGGCCTCGACAACCTGGAGGCGGCGCTGCGGCTCAGCAGCCAGATCACCTGCCGCCGCTTCATCGGCCACGCCTACGACTTCGGCTGGAGCCAGGAGACCCTGTCGATGCTCACCGAGGCCCACTTCGGGCTCCTGGCCATCCTCGTCGACGCCGCCGCGGAAGGCTACGACTCGACCCGCCAAGAGCTGGCGACGCGCCGGGAGCGGGCCCGCGGGCGGCTCCGCGACGTCCTGGTCGCCGAGCCGCCCATCGGCCGGGAGGCGATCCGGGAGCTGGCGAAGGCCGCCGACTGGACGGCCCCGGAGACGATCTGCGCGGTGGCGCTGCGCGGACCGGTGGACGGCACCGCCCGGCTCGTCCCGCCCACGGTGCTCGCCGACTGGTCGGGCGACGCCCCCTACCTGGTGGTCCCGGATCCGGGCGGTCCGGGCCAGGAGCGGCTGATGGCGGCGCTGGCCGACGCCTGCCCCGGGGCGGTCGGCCCGACCGTCCCGGTGGACCGCGGCGCGGTGTCGCTGCGGTGGGCGCGGCGGGCCGTCGCGCTCGCCGAGGAGGGCGTGCTGCCCGCGGACGGGACGGTGCGCTGCTGCGACCACCTGGCCACGCTGATCACCGCGGAGGCGCGCGATCTGGTGGAGGCCGCCGCGCCGCAGTACCTGCGGCCGCTGCTGGAGCAGCCGTCGCCGCGTCGGGAGATGCTCGCCGAGACGCTGCTGACGTACTTCAACAGCGGCGGCAACGCGGTCGTCACCGGGCGGCAGCTGCACATCCACCCCCAGACGGTGCGGTACCGGATCCGGGTGATCCACGAGATGTTCGGCGGCGAGCCGGCCGCCCCCGACACCAAGCTCGCGACCATGATCACGCTGAACTCGATGCTGCGGCTCTTCCCGGACGAGGTCCCCGAGCCGTCCGGCTGA